The following coding sequences lie in one Xiphias gladius isolate SHS-SW01 ecotype Sanya breed wild chromosome 24, ASM1685928v1, whole genome shotgun sequence genomic window:
- the LOC120786109 gene encoding homocysteine-responsive endoplasmic reticulum-resident ubiquitin-like domain member 2 protein: MDQAVVDSPVTLVIRAPNQKYNDQTINCYQNWTVEKLKAHLSDVYPSKPSSKDQRLVYSGKLLLDHFTLKDVLRKQDEYHMLHLVCTSRTPPSSPKPPRSRSNKPQENLASPTPLTNSNGHSTGQQRESSTGESGDGLRQRAGPFPYHQMYSQFMHSWNPYSPQSTPTTNMPAYYNPMTLMWWQQLYARQCYMHYQLLATSSQHLRPDQPSTQANQPDPQSQRPQADRHGNPEVQMNAQGGEILNEDELNWDWLDWVYTFSRAAILLSIVYFYSSFSRFVMVMMAMLLLYLHQAGWFPFNLENELQLPGDRANQDDMEGELQNHDLQEMEGVMDDGSDDDDGESGEEGAEDPNSAPHAGFLSSTWSFIITFFMSLIPEGPPNAAN, encoded by the exons ATGGATCAAGCTGTTGTGGACAGTCCTGTTACCCTTGTCATCAGGGCTCCCAACCAGAAGTACAATGACCAGACCATCAACTGTTACCAGAATTGGACTGTGGAGAAACTCAAAGCACACCTGTCAGACGTATACCCAAGTAAACCA AGCTCCAAAGACCAGAGGCTGGTGTATTCTGGGAAGCTGCTTTTGGATCACTTTACCTTAAAAGATGTGCTCAGAAAG CAAGATGAGTACCATATGCTCCATCTGGTGTGCACCTCACGAACCCCTCCCAGCTCTCCAAAGCCCCCCCGCAGCCGCAGCAACAAGCCCCAGGAGAACCTGGCCAGTCCCACG CCCCTTACAAACTCAAACGGCCATTCCACTGGTCAACAACGGGAGTCGTCTACAGGAGAGAGCGGTGATGGACTCAGACAGCGAGCTGGACCCTTCCCTTACCACCAGATGTATTCACAATTTATGCACAG CTGGAATCCGTACTCTCCCCAGTCAACTCCTACCACAAACATGCCTGCTTATTACAACCCCATGACATTAATGTGGTGGCAGCAGCTGTACGCCCGGCAATGCTACATGCATTA CCAGTTACTGGCCACCTCCTCTCAGCACCTCAGGCCAGACCAGCCCTCTACTCAGGCTAACCAGCCCGATCCTCAGAGCCAGCGACCTCAAGCAGATCGCCATGGCAACCCAGAGGTCCAGATGAACGCCCAGGGAGGGGAGATCCTGAACGAGGACGAGCTCAACTGGGATTGGCTGGATTGGGTGTACACATTTTCACGTGCTGCGATCTTGCTCAGTATCGTCTACTTCTACTCCTCCTTCAGCCGCTTTGTCATGGTGATGATGGCCATGCTGCTGCTTTACCT GCACCAGGCCGGCTGGTTTCCTTTCAACCTGGAGAACGAACTCCAGCTCCCTGGAGACAGAGCCAATCAGGACGATATGGAGGGAGAGCTGCAAAACCACGACTTACAAGAAATG GAAGGAGTGATGGATGATGGCTCGGATGATGACGACGGGGAAAGCGGCGAGGAAGGGGCAGAAGATCCCAACAGCGCCCCCCACGCAGGCTTCCTGTCCTCCACGTGGTCATTCATCATAACCTTCTTCATGTCGCTCATCCCAGAGGGACCGCCAAACGCTGCTAACTGA